In a single window of the Elaeis guineensis isolate ETL-2024a chromosome 6, EG11, whole genome shotgun sequence genome:
- the LOC105033988 gene encoding protein TIFY 5A has protein sequence MAGSGCDPELRLSLGSSSSQDCSAAESSRIDGWSANSEQKQQQQKITIFYNGQICVCDVTEFQAKAIICMAQKEMNDKMNKNHHNQQQQQFQQKHNKKSNPPQPPASSSEAMPQLLNQGLSMKRSLQRFLQKRKTRINAASPYNNRHELLFSSTS, from the exons ATGGCTGGGAGTGGTTGTGATCCGGAGCTGCGTCTCAGCCttggcagcagcagcagccaagaTTGTTCTGCTGCTGAATCCAGCAG GATTGATGGATGGTCCGCGAACTCAGAACAAAAGCAGCAGCAGCAGAAGATTACCATCTTTTACAATGGTCAGATTTGTGTTTGCGATGTCACAGAGTTTCAG GCAAAAGCCATCATATGTATGGCCCAAAAAGAGATGAATGATAAGATGAACAAGAACCATCACAACCAACAGCAACAGCAATTTCAACAAAAGCACAACAAGAAGTCGAATCCACCTCAACCTCCAGCATCTTCTTCTGAGGCCATGCCGCAGCTTCTTAACCAGGGGCTATCAATGAAACGATCTTTGCAACGGTTCCTTCAGAAAAGGAAGACAAGAATAAATGCTGCCTCTCCTTATAACAATAGACATGAGTTATTATTTTCTTCAACATCATAG